DNA from Leptospira bandrabouensis:
AAATTTTGCTCATACCACCTTTCTTTCGATTTCAAGTGAATGGTAAAGAAAAATACCTGCATAAATTTCGCATTTACATAAAGTTAAATCCTGTCGGATTTAAAATATACTATATACCACTCTATTGCTAATAGTGTTGCGGTGAAAAGACATGTAAAAGCAGGTACTGGAAAGATATAGCAAAAACTTATAATCGAAACGCACGCAGTCCAGAAAAAGGCAAATAATAAAATTTTACTTTTTGGCCGACCAGGTAATTGCCCATCTGTTAGACAAATTGTTAAAATGCCGATGACGAGTAAAATGGATATATCCAAGGAAAGACTCATACCTTGATAAA
Protein-coding regions in this window:
- a CDS encoding LIC_13387 family protein; amino-acid sequence: MKSRWRLITAIGLMIFFLIGHTIGSLTRKDLKLENSIQTLQAMENTLVELPGGLSNHTVDDFYQGMSLSLDISILLVIGILTICLTDGQLPGRPKSKILLFAFFWTACVSIISFCYIFPVPAFTCLFTATLLAIEWYIVYFKSDRI